One window from the genome of Candidatus Thorarchaeota archaeon encodes:
- a CDS encoding class I SAM-dependent methyltransferase, protein MIVRKAKAWRELMKIGLNVGRLRKEIDVFYRGNILGVLRNEGWFDYLQRPRTAVDLAAAFRYTDMEFLEYILNVLVDDGVLSRNGDEYVFQEGQVSFEWDFPSCFDISMRELWVDHARAIPDRLRGKFISFTGGLNLFNWDDALSNRLYEQIRRAAFSFADALERPVRFLDVGSGNGRGTAAIWSYYYGRGYFHDGTKMHIVGIDPSERLLSIARAEFPKMVSEYNGNDLRICDEVNRYPPEFKTGYAENIPFEDESFDIVYASQILHWTTPKQAIQEMLRVVRPGGFLFGTENFYPDANRYSEMHFKVVEGAHGFFYKTDLEQWAREAGANGVETATPISVFKITKGIA, encoded by the coding sequence ATGATAGTTCGTAAGGCAAAGGCTTGGCGCGAGCTGATGAAGATTGGGCTGAACGTTGGGCGGCTCAGAAAGGAGATTGACGTATTCTATCGGGGCAACATCCTCGGTGTACTGCGGAATGAGGGATGGTTCGACTACCTTCAGAGACCTAGGACTGCTGTGGACTTGGCAGCAGCCTTCAGGTATACGGACATGGAGTTCTTGGAGTACATTCTCAATGTTCTTGTTGATGATGGAGTACTGAGTCGTAATGGTGACGAGTACGTCTTCCAAGAGGGTCAAGTGTCCTTTGAGTGGGACTTCCCAAGCTGCTTTGACATCTCCATGAGGGAGCTCTGGGTCGACCATGCCCGGGCCATACCGGACCGACTGCGAGGCAAGTTCATCTCGTTCACTGGTGGGCTGAATCTCTTCAACTGGGACGATGCCCTGTCGAATCGCCTGTACGAACAGATTAGGCGAGCGGCCTTCAGCTTTGCAGATGCCCTGGAACGACCCGTACGGTTTCTGGATGTGGGTTCGGGCAACGGACGAGGTACTGCAGCCATATGGTCCTACTACTATGGGCGAGGCTACTTCCATGATGGAACGAAGATGCATATTGTCGGAATCGATCCGAGCGAGCGACTGTTATCCATTGCAAGAGCAGAGTTCCCGAAGATGGTCAGCGAGTATAACGGGAACGACCTTCGCATCTGTGACGAGGTGAATCGCTACCCTCCTGAGTTCAAGACAGGCTACGCCGAGAACATACCCTTTGAAGACGAGAGCTTTGACATCGTCTATGCCTCCCAGATACTTCATTGGACGACACCCAAACAGGCAATACAGGAAATGTTGCGTGTTGTGAGGCCTGGCGGTTTTCTCTTTGGTACCGAGAACTTCTATCCTGATGCGAATAGGTATAGTGAGATGCACTTCAAGGTCGTCGAGGGCGCCCACGGCTTCTTCTACAAGACCGATCTAGAGCAGTGGGCTCGCGAGGCTGGCGCGAATGGTGTAGAGACTGCCACACCCATCTCAGTGTTCAAGATAACCAAAGGGATTGCCTAG
- a CDS encoding winged helix-turn-helix domain-containing protein, translating into MVDPVTERYIPLLAALQRNPFDTAEELAEKAGISKPTALRRLRALMGAGDEFERRYLPPGKQYFQVKPILKYHRMGLEEVDMLIEATSAQAMLYLERVAERHPYTAYRSRCFGSTTGLFMQFRVPLGTSDHIQALFERLTDGGHIRSFKALPTSQTRPLYTSMRITGWNASSRSWTFDWESWFRSSTKKRQTESATTDGTVLKWLTREDVYIISELMRDARRKNTEVIESLKKRGVEITPQTFGRHLQMINNECFDGYRVSFDTALFEALSNILVYGTGDATGLAVLAARTKENPPPFESTLRVSESNLFWFIRLPQGHISPFLNTLYSVLGSMSVCLLDYANSRLYYIYPDAYNDTRGGWIGDRKFMVDDVLSA; encoded by the coding sequence ATGGTAGACCCCGTGACTGAGAGATACATACCCCTTCTCGCCGCCCTTCAGAGGAACCCGTTTGACACGGCTGAAGAGCTGGCAGAGAAGGCGGGCATATCCAAACCCACCGCCCTGAGGCGGCTCAGGGCACTTATGGGAGCTGGTGATGAATTCGAGAGGCGGTATCTGCCTCCAGGGAAGCAGTACTTTCAAGTCAAACCCATCCTCAAGTACCACAGGATGGGACTAGAAGAGGTCGACATGCTGATTGAAGCAACCAGCGCGCAGGCGATGCTCTATCTCGAGAGAGTCGCCGAACGACACCCGTATACTGCATATCGGTCCCGATGCTTTGGTTCGACCACCGGTCTCTTCATGCAGTTCAGAGTACCGTTGGGTACATCGGACCACATTCAAGCGTTATTCGAGAGACTGACCGACGGGGGCCATATCAGGAGTTTCAAGGCCCTTCCGACGTCACAGACCAGACCACTCTATACATCCATGAGGATTACGGGATGGAACGCCTCGTCAAGGTCTTGGACCTTCGACTGGGAGTCATGGTTCAGATCATCAACCAAGAAGAGACAGACAGAATCTGCCACCACTGATGGGACCGTTCTCAAGTGGCTCACCCGTGAGGATGTTTATATCATCTCCGAACTCATGCGGGACGCGCGACGAAAGAACACCGAAGTCATAGAGAGCCTGAAGAAGCGTGGTGTGGAGATCACTCCTCAGACGTTTGGCCGTCATCTGCAGATGATAAACAACGAGTGTTTCGACGGATATCGAGTTTCATTCGACACAGCCTTGTTCGAAGCGCTGAGCAACATACTTGTCTACGGCACGGGCGATGCAACAGGACTCGCTGTCCTCGCGGCACGGACAAAGGAGAACCCCCCGCCATTCGAGTCCACGCTGAGGGTCTCTGAGTCCAACCTGTTCTGGTTCATTCGACTTCCTCAAGGGCACATCTCCCCCTTCCTGAACACTCTGTACTCTGTGCTTGGTAGCATGAGCGTGTGTCTGCTCGACTATGCCAATTCTCGGCTGTACTACATATACCCTGACGCGTACAACGATACACGAGGGGGATGGATTGGGGACCGCAAGTTCATGGTAGACGATGTGCTGTCTGCCTAG
- a CDS encoding nucleotide sugar dehydrogenase produces the protein MTEIVVVGMGYVGIPAAALLADVEGHHVTGLQRRSKRSGWKIDALNSGRSPFEGEEPELDELISKVVKKGTFRVTDDPECLRVADIVLIDVQTPTDTQNMPQYTSLREVSTQIGQRMKKGVLIVVESTVAPGTTQNLVQRIVEKESNMRGGKDFDLAFSYERVMPGKLLEYITDMPRVVGGITPRSTDRAVELYRKIVKKEIYVTDTLSAELAKTIENAYRDVNIAFANEMALVCESLGVDIYEIIRIINARHDRHMHIPGAGVGGHCLPKDPWLLRYGLYEYGTWKIEPEFISLARRINDHMPIHMSELVENALAHKGLSIQDAIVTVLGLAYLEDSDDTRNTPAAALVASLQAKGAIVRLHDPYVREWEFGSQPIMRDIMEAAKGSDCLVLVTKHKMYYSLDLDKIRKVMRTATLVDGRNVFDKTVVESKGFEYRAVGKAGVKRPQW, from the coding sequence GTGACAGAGATTGTTGTCGTCGGAATGGGCTATGTGGGTATTCCTGCCGCGGCCCTGCTTGCAGATGTTGAAGGGCACCATGTGACCGGACTCCAGAGGAGGTCAAAGCGTTCTGGGTGGAAGATAGATGCCCTGAACAGCGGAAGGTCACCATTTGAGGGTGAGGAGCCAGAACTCGACGAGCTCATATCGAAGGTCGTCAAGAAGGGAACCTTCAGGGTTACGGACGACCCAGAGTGCCTTCGAGTAGCAGACATTGTTCTCATCGATGTTCAGACTCCCACGGACACACAGAACATGCCTCAGTACACCTCTCTGCGTGAGGTGAGCACTCAGATTGGGCAGAGAATGAAGAAGGGTGTGCTCATAGTGGTGGAGTCGACAGTCGCACCTGGGACAACACAGAACCTAGTTCAAAGAATTGTGGAGAAGGAGTCAAACATGAGGGGGGGAAAGGACTTCGACCTCGCATTCTCTTATGAACGTGTCATGCCCGGGAAACTGCTCGAGTACATAACAGACATGCCTCGGGTCGTTGGAGGGATTACTCCTAGGTCGACCGACAGAGCAGTAGAGCTATACAGAAAGATAGTGAAGAAGGAGATATACGTCACTGATACCCTGAGTGCCGAGCTGGCTAAGACGATTGAGAACGCGTACCGGGACGTTAACATCGCCTTCGCCAACGAGATGGCTCTAGTCTGCGAGAGCCTCGGAGTTGACATCTATGAGATTATCCGAATAATCAATGCGCGTCATGACAGACATATGCACATCCCCGGCGCTGGAGTTGGAGGGCACTGCCTGCCTAAGGATCCGTGGCTCTTGCGCTACGGCCTCTACGAGTACGGCACATGGAAGATTGAGCCCGAGTTCATCTCTCTCGCCCGGCGAATCAACGACCACATGCCAATCCATATGTCCGAGCTGGTGGAGAACGCCCTTGCACACAAGGGCCTGTCAATCCAAGATGCTATAGTCACTGTGCTGGGTCTGGCATATCTGGAGGACTCCGACGACACACGAAACACACCTGCGGCGGCACTTGTCGCATCACTGCAGGCCAAGGGCGCAATCGTAAGACTTCACGACCCTTACGTCAGAGAGTGGGAGTTCGGGTCACAGCCCATCATGAGGGACATCATGGAGGCGGCGAAAGGTTCGGATTGCCTCGTGCTCGTGACGAAGCACAAGATGTACTACTCTCTTGACCTTGACAAGATAAGGAAGGTCATGAGGACAGCAACACTTGTCGATGGCAGAAACGTGTTTGACAAGACCGTTGTGGAGTCGAAAGGCTTCGAGTATCGTGCAGTGGGCAAAGCAGGTGTCAAGCGCCCGCAGTGGTGA
- a CDS encoding 4Fe-4S binding protein, with translation MARPLWFVALLKKTFPNTHIIARMTRIPLLGRAIDKMLFDGDDIIYLPKDSAVTRTVSVGKTLERPEEAVLPSEIVHRFIDKANYHWIMNFCICRESSKCKDYPIDYGCLFLGEAAMGINPNLGRRVTKEEAHEYIRKCDEAGLVHLIGRNKLDSVWLNVGPGHKLLTICNCCPCCCLWRVLPVISPEIGDKITRMPGISIEVNDNCVGCGTCTAGVCFVDAIRLVDGRAVISNACRGCGRCVDVCPEGAITLTIADPDAIERAVGRVSAVVDVE, from the coding sequence ATGGCTCGACCCCTCTGGTTCGTCGCGCTCCTGAAGAAGACATTCCCAAACACGCACATAATCGCAAGGATGACGCGCATTCCCCTACTGGGCAGAGCGATTGACAAGATGCTGTTCGATGGCGATGACATCATCTATCTTCCCAAGGACAGTGCCGTCACTAGAACTGTATCGGTGGGAAAGACCCTTGAACGACCGGAGGAGGCGGTGCTGCCCTCGGAGATTGTGCACAGGTTCATCGACAAGGCAAACTACCACTGGATCATGAACTTCTGCATCTGTCGAGAGTCCTCCAAGTGCAAGGACTATCCCATAGACTACGGCTGTCTGTTTCTTGGGGAGGCTGCAATGGGAATCAATCCGAATCTGGGAAGGAGAGTGACTAAGGAGGAGGCGCATGAGTACATCAGAAAGTGTGACGAGGCAGGACTTGTCCACCTGATTGGGCGGAACAAGCTCGACTCGGTCTGGCTGAACGTAGGTCCCGGTCACAAGCTGCTGACCATATGCAACTGCTGTCCCTGCTGCTGCCTCTGGCGAGTCCTACCTGTGATATCCCCGGAGATTGGAGACAAGATAACCCGAATGCCCGGCATAAGCATCGAAGTAAATGACAACTGTGTGGGTTGTGGGACCTGTACTGCAGGGGTCTGTTTTGTGGACGCCATCCGACTGGTAGATGGCAGAGCGGTCATAAGCAATGCATGCAGGGGCTGTGGTCGTTGTGTGGATGTCTGTCCCGAGGGTGCCATCACCCTCACAATAGCTGACCCTGATGCAATAGAGCGAGCCGTCGGACGAGTGTCGGCTGTAGTCGACGTGGAGTAG
- a CDS encoding SDR family NAD(P)-dependent oxidoreductase, with the protein MNPHTQRGQVRPTSTAVETLQEYETRRTINPDRLEGPSPRSAELGSSVIVTGCAGFIGSHLVDRLLGGGLTVTGVDNLTTGRSDNIVDALRSPKFTFIEAYIRDRSLVERLDGTADTVYHLAAISSVKQSVEDPIYVNDVNVTGTVNMLDAARRLDASRFVFISSAAVYGRPKRLPVTEESELIVLSPYAASKAAGEKYVQAFGNTYGVETVVLRYFNVYGPRQAYSEYSGVVSIFINRALRNEPIVIDGDGHQTRSLVYVEDVVSSTVAAGEKSQAAGTTLNVAGDSSVTVLELAMMIRAAVHGCTSQVIHGPPRLGDVEESRGDITRLERILGVRPVVSLKEGLRRTVEWYETHRSQ; encoded by the coding sequence ATGAATCCCCACACACAGCGTGGTCAAGTCCGTCCGACCTCGACTGCTGTTGAAACGCTTCAGGAGTATGAGACAAGAAGGACTATAAACCCAGACAGACTGGAAGGGCCCTCCCCGAGGTCGGCGGAATTGGGCAGCTCGGTCATTGTCACAGGATGTGCAGGGTTCATCGGCAGCCACCTTGTTGACAGACTGCTCGGAGGAGGACTCACTGTCACAGGTGTGGACAATCTGACCACAGGAAGAAGCGACAACATCGTGGATGCACTCAGGAGTCCCAAGTTCACCTTCATTGAGGCGTATATCAGGGACCGGAGTCTCGTAGAGAGGCTGGATGGAACGGCAGACACAGTATACCACCTTGCGGCCATCTCGTCAGTGAAGCAGAGCGTTGAAGACCCAATCTATGTCAACGATGTGAATGTGACAGGAACTGTCAACATGCTGGACGCGGCCAGAAGACTTGATGCCTCAAGGTTTGTCTTCATATCGAGCGCGGCGGTGTATGGGAGACCCAAAAGACTGCCTGTGACTGAGGAGTCTGAACTGATCGTCTTGAGTCCCTACGCAGCTTCCAAGGCGGCAGGAGAAAAGTACGTTCAAGCCTTTGGGAACACGTACGGTGTCGAGACAGTCGTGCTGAGATACTTCAACGTGTACGGGCCCAGACAGGCCTACTCTGAGTACTCTGGTGTTGTGTCCATATTCATCAATCGGGCGCTTAGAAACGAACCGATAGTGATTGATGGTGATGGGCATCAGACACGTAGTCTTGTCTATGTCGAGGATGTCGTCAGTTCGACTGTCGCAGCGGGAGAGAAGAGCCAGGCGGCCGGAACGACCCTCAACGTTGCAGGAGACAGCTCAGTTACGGTTCTAGAACTCGCAATGATGATCAGGGCAGCCGTGCACGGGTGTACCTCTCAAGTCATTCACGGCCCACCGAGACTGGGCGACGTAGAGGAGAGCCGGGGCGACATCACCAGACTTGAACGGATACTCGGCGTCAGACCCGTTGTGTCGCTGAAGGAAGGACTGCGAAGAACAGTGGAATGGTATGAAACACACAGGTCGCAGTAG
- a CDS encoding tetratricopeptide repeat protein, with amino-acid sequence MKTHSRRVQPYHAADREYLPLACFTLQSAPLLWPQFRPLPQWSETVEEPDGRSSLVYGNEQLGLLIRLSPYRGSGRVSDTDEVIVGCQGLPDGLSLELRAFRNGQEPRSIVASVTGPEDHALTILAGFEECFNVDGSDPGWQRSHLRRLTRSAIGLSAWHLAELNASEMLMNDPHDPEALMYLGIAKAAQGYAPEGEGLLLASLTMDPMNADAYYHLGVILLNQGRCMTAVDSLRQVLQLVPGERMALYHLGRALERLGRLPEALKSYRESLKQASTTTTLLTCLASDITKELEDSVVRVERAIAGGGELPREGVFLRE; translated from the coding sequence TTGAAGACACATAGCCGTCGTGTTCAACCGTATCATGCAGCCGACCGCGAGTATCTCCCTCTCGCCTGTTTCACTCTCCAGTCCGCTCCGCTACTATGGCCGCAGTTTCGACCTCTCCCACAGTGGTCCGAAACTGTTGAGGAACCGGACGGCCGCAGCAGTCTGGTATATGGCAACGAGCAATTGGGGCTGTTGATCAGGCTCAGCCCATATCGTGGGTCTGGACGAGTGAGCGACACCGATGAAGTCATAGTGGGATGTCAGGGGCTTCCTGATGGTCTATCTCTAGAGCTTCGGGCCTTCCGAAATGGGCAAGAGCCAAGATCCATAGTTGCATCAGTCACTGGTCCGGAGGACCATGCTCTGACCATACTGGCGGGTTTCGAGGAATGCTTCAATGTGGACGGTTCTGACCCCGGCTGGCAACGGAGCCACCTGAGACGGTTGACTCGAAGTGCGATTGGGCTCAGTGCATGGCACTTGGCTGAGCTAAATGCATCGGAGATGCTGATGAATGACCCGCACGACCCGGAGGCACTCATGTACTTGGGCATAGCGAAGGCTGCTCAGGGATACGCTCCCGAAGGAGAGGGCCTTCTCCTCGCATCGCTGACAATGGACCCAATGAATGCAGATGCATACTACCACCTCGGGGTCATACTACTGAATCAAGGTAGATGTATGACCGCGGTCGACTCGCTACGACAGGTCCTGCAGCTTGTACCGGGGGAGCGTATGGCACTCTACCATCTGGGACGAGCATTGGAACGACTTGGGCGTCTTCCGGAGGCGCTGAAGTCATATCGTGAGAGCCTGAAGCAAGCTTCCACCACAACCACACTTCTCACCTGTCTTGCTTCTGACATCACGAAGGAGCTTGAGGACTCTGTAGTGCGTGTTGAGAGGGCAATCGCGGGCGGTGGTGAGTTGCCGCGTGAAGGCGTGTTCTTGAGAGAGTGA
- a CDS encoding DUF389 domain-containing protein has protein sequence MNRIQVTVPFDRTHAVFDILSATPGIQENRLLRLSADNALMIQAHISNEHLHDAIDRLKAIGVGVDFGYIDVTEIHMSLPHESEVGESAHIHREPELIVEEIYETVHRGVVLSFDTITFGVLAALLTGLGFLMNNGTVVLAATLLCPLMGPMLGIALGYVIHDRSLLIHGTKNELTLLALPLCSGLFLGLVVCIFWPAFPLTLLGHIEHGELTEMSRYAYFSWLDVFVALFSGAAVAVSITHGDMASLVGVAIAATLMPPAVNSSVVIVMALWIGSGTLVSVAAGAFYLLLMNIAAIVFAAALMLKVKRLGPLRYRSSTWVAVTNYRRQKSEQLYHRAVPRREDEGSVESTS, from the coding sequence GTGAACCGCATTCAGGTCACAGTGCCCTTCGATAGGACCCATGCTGTTTTCGACATCCTGTCCGCCACGCCCGGCATACAGGAGAACAGACTGCTGAGATTGAGCGCAGACAACGCACTCATGATACAGGCTCACATTTCTAACGAACACTTGCACGATGCCATAGACCGTCTGAAGGCAATCGGGGTGGGGGTTGACTTCGGGTATATCGATGTGACTGAGATTCACATGTCACTTCCTCACGAGAGTGAAGTGGGTGAGTCTGCGCACATTCATCGTGAGCCCGAGTTGATAGTCGAGGAGATATACGAGACGGTACATCGGGGCGTGGTATTGAGCTTCGATACAATCACGTTTGGTGTACTGGCCGCCCTGCTCACCGGGCTTGGTTTCCTGATGAACAATGGCACAGTGGTCTTGGCTGCGACACTCCTCTGCCCGCTTATGGGTCCCATGCTTGGGATTGCCTTGGGCTATGTGATTCACGACCGGTCTCTTCTTATCCATGGAACCAAGAACGAGTTGACTTTACTTGCGCTCCCACTGTGTAGTGGTCTCTTCTTGGGGCTGGTCGTCTGTATCTTCTGGCCGGCATTCCCACTAACACTGCTTGGGCATATCGAGCATGGAGAGTTGACCGAGATGAGTCGTTATGCCTACTTCAGCTGGCTTGACGTGTTTGTGGCTCTCTTTTCCGGCGCCGCGGTCGCGGTGTCCATAACTCACGGGGACATGGCCTCATTGGTAGGTGTAGCCATAGCGGCCACGTTGATGCCTCCCGCTGTGAACTCAAGTGTCGTCATCGTGATGGCGCTCTGGATTGGCTCGGGGACCTTGGTTTCTGTGGCAGCTGGCGCGTTCTATCTATTGCTGATGAATATTGCCGCAATCGTCTTTGCTGCAGCTCTCATGCTCAAGGTCAAGCGACTGGGTCCACTCAGGTACAGATCTAGTACTTGGGTGGCCGTGACGAACTACAGACGGCAAAAGTCTGAACAGCTCTACCATAGAGCCGTTCCACGCCGAGAAGACGAAGGCTCCGTTGAAAGCACGTCGTGA
- a CDS encoding oligosaccharide flippase family protein gives MEEYISRDKFSFNVVAESASRILSFAGGLLSSAVLYRSIGWSWSTADYTAVKMVSSASQMLLPLVLLGFSGALTRYVAASSNDRRKVGQGLGNSLVIVTFAYIATATLSSLFGLDRALIASGLDVQLPADETRLLWFFVMLSLLPSGYLSIARAAFAGVQKMKRGLTTEIVYNSIRIASLVILYAYQLVMVLTILWLNLLLTVIACVLALRILATEMKRNSVPWCFRPSSAVIGSLAGLAGVFLVSTVVQAIFDYGMVILVGMFGADEDVANFSIARATSLTVMQIVTSPLGVLAPNLALEYAAGSRGNLERKFKEAYRMMVPTLSFTAAALFAFSQPILRVVYGAAGVSAVPFLRLLSMNPIFMVVPAIYLYILLAADDRRGLLLSSILQGAIQVGWVMLMAPLIGVIAVALIWIPYVPFFFLQHWYTKKYHSVTMDLQTVAGGIGMGLFFLVVMYAVVTALEPIVAVASIPNIVEAMLVGLMAIPFWYLFIAVGTATKVVNRRDLENISKVLKVIPPAWWVSRPLVTRLMKVAEQREAGLTAPSPATEDAS, from the coding sequence GTGGAGGAGTATATCTCAAGGGATAAGTTCAGCTTCAATGTTGTAGCCGAGTCAGCATCCCGCATCCTATCGTTTGCCGGAGGACTTCTTTCCAGCGCAGTGCTCTATAGGTCGATAGGCTGGTCGTGGAGTACGGCGGACTACACAGCGGTCAAGATGGTGTCCAGCGCCAGTCAGATGCTTCTTCCTCTTGTTCTGCTTGGCTTCAGCGGAGCACTGACGCGATATGTCGCTGCGTCCTCCAACGACCGCAGGAAGGTCGGTCAAGGACTGGGCAACTCACTTGTCATCGTCACATTTGCCTATATAGCAACAGCGACCCTGAGCTCACTCTTTGGTCTTGACCGAGCGCTCATAGCCTCAGGGCTTGATGTCCAACTACCCGCGGACGAAACAAGGCTCCTATGGTTCTTTGTCATGCTCTCCCTGTTGCCGTCAGGCTATCTCTCCATAGCACGGGCTGCATTCGCAGGCGTGCAGAAGATGAAGAGGGGGTTGACCACAGAGATTGTATACAACTCCATCAGAATCGCAAGCCTGGTCATACTGTATGCATACCAGCTTGTGATGGTTCTGACCATCCTCTGGCTCAACCTGCTCCTCACAGTGATAGCATGCGTTCTTGCCCTCAGGATCCTTGCAACGGAAATGAAACGTAACTCGGTCCCATGGTGCTTCAGACCAAGCAGTGCAGTGATTGGCAGCCTTGCAGGTCTTGCAGGAGTCTTCCTAGTAAGCACGGTGGTACAGGCGATATTCGATTACGGAATGGTGATTCTGGTGGGCATGTTCGGAGCCGATGAGGATGTTGCCAACTTCTCCATTGCACGAGCAACCTCATTAACGGTGATGCAGATTGTGACATCGCCGCTGGGCGTGTTGGCACCAAACCTCGCACTCGAGTACGCAGCCGGGTCGAGAGGGAATCTGGAACGGAAGTTCAAAGAGGCCTACAGAATGATGGTCCCAACTCTGTCATTCACAGCTGCGGCACTGTTTGCGTTTTCCCAGCCAATCCTGCGAGTCGTTTACGGAGCTGCTGGAGTCAGTGCGGTTCCATTTCTGCGCCTTCTCTCCATGAACCCGATATTCATGGTTGTGCCCGCAATCTACCTATACATCCTGCTAGCAGCAGACGACAGACGCGGACTACTCCTGTCCAGCATCTTACAAGGGGCCATCCAAGTAGGTTGGGTTATGCTAATGGCACCTCTGATTGGGGTGATCGCAGTGGCTCTGATTTGGATTCCCTATGTGCCCTTCTTCTTCCTGCAGCACTGGTACACCAAGAAATACCATTCCGTGACAATGGACCTGCAAACGGTCGCAGGTGGAATCGGCATGGGCTTGTTCTTCCTAGTAGTGATGTACGCTGTGGTCACGGCACTGGAACCAATAGTAGCAGTGGCTTCGATACCGAACATCGTTGAGGCCATGCTGGTCGGGCTAATGGCGATTCCATTCTGGTATCTCTTCATCGCAGTCGGGACTGCCACCAAAGTGGTCAACAGGAGAGACCTAGAGAACATCAGCAAGGTGCTCAAGGTGATTCCTCCTGCGTGGTGGGTATCAAGACCGCTAGTGACAAGACTAATGAAGGTGGCCGAACAGAGAGAGGCTGGTCTGACCGCACCTTCACCCGCCACTGAGGACGCATCGTAG